In Cicer arietinum cultivar CDC Frontier isolate Library 1 chromosome 7, Cicar.CDCFrontier_v2.0, whole genome shotgun sequence, a single window of DNA contains:
- the LOC101514852 gene encoding two-component response regulator ORR3-like, translating into MIASHLKCHILILIHYNYIPSHTFSLLLYFIYIFLSHKNIIFQIMGMAAETQFHVLAVDDSIIDRMLIERLLKTSSFHVTAVESASKALKFLGLVEDELRTFDTPVASEIHQDVDVNLIITDYCMPGMTGYDLLRKIKESKSFKDIPVVIMSSENVPSRINRCLEEGAEEFFLKPVQQSDVNKLKPHLLKSRVKEEEEQSINNKRKSMEENHSPDKSRTKFSI; encoded by the exons ATGATAGCCTCACATTTAAAATgtcatattttgattttgattcatTACAATTATATTCCCTCTCACACATTCTCTCTTCTATTATATTTCATATACATTTTTCTATCTcacaaaaatattatctttCAAATAATGGGTATGGCTGCAGAGACTCAATTCCATGTTTTGGCTGTTGATGATAGTATTATTGATAGAATGTTGATTGAAAGGCTCCTCAAAACTTCTTCTTTTCATG TTACTGCAGTGGAATCTGCTAGTAAGGCTTTAAAATTTCTTGGTTTGGTTGAGGATGAACTTAGGACTTTTGATACTCCTGTTGCTTCAGAAATTCATCAG GATGTAGATGTGAATCTGATCATAACAGATTATTGTATGCCAGGGATGACTGGCTATGATCTGCTGAGAAAAATCAAG GAATCTAAATCTTTTAAAGATATACCAGTTGTGATAATGTCCTCTGAGAATGTTCCATCAAGAATAAATAG ATGTTTGGAAGAGGGAGCTGAAGAATTCTTCTTGAAACCAGTTCAACAATCAGATGTAAACAAGCTGAAACCTCATTTGTTGAAATCAAGAGTTAAGGAAGAGGAAGAACAATCCATCAACAACAAAAGGAAGAGCATGGAAGAAAATCATTCACCAGATAAAAGTAGGACAAAATTTAGCATTTAA